Proteins encoded together in one Chitinophaga sp. LS1 window:
- a CDS encoding XrtN system VIT domain-containing protein produces MFRDERLWVGLLLIPVTLGFYFFPGMVQSQSEDTFPLFLLIYVSVLLYFVFLWGKGGFKKGRRSRNAFAVYLTLCLISCFALNKCMEIFAVSTDWWAITLGVCCINNIAYGFKEGFPPVVRTIMAFILGVSTCCFLYLMFCMLPTCIIGAIGMIVFGIGGHVFIPLLFLIYTYNLVSACVWFRRTYRYAYLAGIGSVVALIIVYTMLWKNAVSAIDDAYLRTDNEDLPAWENVARKTPGNAMTERVLKAGIVYQTGNDAFGDWSFFDMPRRRSFYDAEQLQDPLLVIASLTGTAYIPETEAAQVLTAMYDSRQETQERLWSGDKLSTIQVRTNANIWPSLHMAYTEKTINVFNAEMSRNSWNNQEAIYTFHLPEGGVVTSLSLWINGKEEKGILTTKEKAAEAYEKIVGHEYRDPSVVHWQEGNTVTVRVFPVEGQSGRQVKIGITTPLLQQGKRLVYQNIWFQGPDAGSAREDVNINFQETPVGVELPGMFSRTKNTFSSVGPYEADWQLSVIDPGIRSNRFSANGKSFFVAPYKQELSGADIKTIYLDINQSWTEEEFKEILNLHYPVKVYIDNQWHTATGENFGRLVKDRYSLFPVYNVPDRASALVITKGNVMSPNLGDLAGSVFSEQIKTSLKIPGKMQLFNLGGELSPYLRTLKEYRFFRYADGDVKELAQWLPQHQFPRDIENDNRVVIAPAGVTINMDDQTGVSNAPDHLMRLFAYNHIMQKMGPQKMSDSEIIATAKESYIVTPASSLIVLETQADYDRFDIHDDANSLKNASLKGKGAVPEPHEWALIIIGLVCIVWFKKKRAVAI; encoded by the coding sequence ATGTTCCGGGATGAGCGCCTTTGGGTGGGTTTACTCCTTATTCCTGTTACCCTTGGATTCTACTTTTTTCCTGGGATGGTTCAAAGCCAGTCGGAGGACACATTTCCCCTATTTCTGTTAATTTATGTGTCCGTTTTGTTGTATTTCGTGTTTTTATGGGGGAAGGGTGGATTTAAAAAGGGGAGAAGGAGCCGCAATGCATTTGCAGTGTACCTGACCTTGTGCCTCATCAGTTGTTTTGCGTTGAACAAATGCATGGAAATTTTCGCAGTTTCTACTGACTGGTGGGCGATTACATTGGGAGTGTGTTGCATCAACAATATTGCCTATGGTTTTAAAGAGGGATTTCCTCCTGTGGTGAGAACCATTATGGCATTCATACTGGGTGTTTCTACCTGTTGTTTTTTATACCTTATGTTCTGTATGTTGCCCACCTGTATCATTGGCGCTATTGGTATGATTGTATTTGGTATTGGGGGGCATGTGTTCATCCCGCTGTTGTTTTTGATCTATACTTATAACCTGGTATCTGCCTGTGTCTGGTTCAGGCGTACATACCGGTATGCCTACCTGGCTGGTATCGGGAGCGTGGTGGCACTGATCATTGTATATACTATGCTGTGGAAAAACGCTGTTTCTGCCATTGATGATGCTTATCTCAGGACAGACAATGAAGACCTGCCAGCATGGGAAAATGTAGCGCGCAAGACACCTGGTAATGCGATGACAGAGAGGGTGTTGAAGGCAGGGATCGTATACCAGACAGGGAACGATGCTTTTGGTGACTGGAGTTTCTTTGATATGCCCAGGAGAAGAAGCTTTTATGATGCCGAGCAATTGCAGGATCCGCTGCTGGTGATCGCCTCCCTGACGGGCACTGCCTATATACCGGAAACAGAGGCGGCCCAGGTACTGACCGCTATGTACGACAGCCGTCAGGAAACACAGGAACGGCTGTGGAGCGGCGATAAACTCTCTACTATTCAGGTACGTACCAATGCGAATATCTGGCCTTCGCTGCACATGGCGTATACAGAGAAAACGATCAATGTTTTCAACGCGGAGATGAGTAGAAATAGCTGGAATAACCAGGAGGCTATTTACACTTTTCACTTGCCCGAAGGAGGTGTCGTGACTTCCCTTTCCCTCTGGATAAATGGCAAGGAAGAAAAAGGTATTCTAACTACCAAAGAAAAAGCGGCGGAGGCGTATGAAAAAATTGTGGGTCATGAATACCGTGATCCCAGCGTGGTACACTGGCAGGAAGGGAATACGGTGACGGTACGTGTGTTTCCTGTGGAAGGGCAATCCGGCAGACAGGTTAAAATCGGTATCACGACGCCGTTGTTACAACAGGGCAAGCGACTGGTGTACCAGAATATCTGGTTCCAGGGGCCGGATGCAGGCAGTGCCCGTGAAGATGTAAACATCAACTTCCAGGAGACACCGGTAGGCGTGGAATTGCCCGGAATGTTCAGTCGTACGAAGAATACTTTTTCCAGCGTAGGCCCTTATGAAGCAGACTGGCAATTATCTGTGATCGATCCCGGCATACGGAGTAACCGTTTTAGTGCCAATGGGAAGTCATTCTTTGTAGCGCCTTACAAACAAGAATTGAGTGGTGCTGATATCAAAACTATTTACCTCGATATTAACCAGTCATGGACGGAAGAAGAATTTAAAGAAATATTAAATCTGCACTATCCCGTAAAGGTGTATATCGATAATCAATGGCATACAGCCACTGGTGAGAACTTTGGGCGACTGGTCAAAGACCGGTACAGTTTATTTCCTGTATACAATGTACCTGATCGTGCATCCGCATTGGTCATTACGAAGGGAAATGTGATGTCTCCCAATTTGGGTGATCTGGCAGGAAGTGTATTCAGTGAACAAATAAAGACGTCATTAAAAATACCTGGGAAAATGCAATTGTTTAATCTTGGTGGCGAGCTGTCTCCTTACCTGCGTACACTGAAAGAATACCGTTTCTTCCGGTATGCGGATGGAGATGTAAAAGAGCTGGCGCAATGGCTGCCGCAGCACCAGTTTCCCAGAGATATAGAGAATGATAACCGTGTAGTGATAGCACCCGCAGGTGTGACGATCAATATGGATGATCAGACGGGGGTAAGCAATGCGCCTGATCACCTGATGCGCTTATTTGCTTACAACCACATCATGCAGAAAATGGGGCCGCAAAAAATGTCGGACAGTGAGATCATTGCCACTGCAAAAGAATCTTATATCGTGACCCCGGCCTCCAGTCTGATCGTACTGGAAACACAAGCAGATTATGACCGTTTCGATATACATGATGACGCCAACAGTCTGAAGAACGCTTCCCTAAAAGGCAAAGGGGCGGTGCCTGAACCGCATGAGTGGGCTTTGATCATAATAGGGTTAGTATGTATCGTTTGGTTTAAAAAGAAACGCGCTGTAGCAATATGA
- the xrtN gene encoding exosortase N, with the protein MRILIPVYLVLFLVGLQHFVDWQSAGFLLGLAALPFTTEFDQTKKGSQRYFYISIGLFALFLLVPVHTFYYLALITAVVFCLEMYVGRINLLPMLVMICMSPVFRFWADLFTFPIRLQLTALAGSVVMGAKVEGNIISCGGQDFSVDPACMGLQMTVTAMLCGMIIIGGFQKKYRKYLSVGMTLGVLSVAFGLNVIGNLIRIICLVQFKIMPDTPSHEAVGVMSLVGYVIVPFVFFSRYMIMRFGTPVVVEKKIYRIVPTGPLLLRNGILLACMIYGCYVNLRPRPVVAHALPVKTAGYIVKNLPDDVTQLMSKDALVYVKFIPSYYYSEHHPMICWKGSGYTFEKVQEQVWDGRSVYTALLVEGNTKLYTAWWYDNGKHRTNSQLTWRWDVFTGARPYSLINVTASDEATLRKVIKTFAPASGVGGEGYACFISAVDKKFAVERFCGSSEREGGVCEINGGNGNHVWWGRK; encoded by the coding sequence ATGAGGATCCTTATACCTGTGTACCTTGTCCTGTTCCTTGTAGGGCTGCAGCACTTTGTGGATTGGCAGTCTGCCGGTTTCCTGCTGGGACTGGCAGCGCTGCCCTTCACGACCGAATTCGATCAAACAAAAAAGGGAAGCCAGCGATATTTTTATATCTCTATTGGCTTGTTCGCATTGTTTCTACTGGTGCCGGTGCATACATTTTATTATCTGGCATTGATCACAGCAGTTGTATTTTGTTTGGAGATGTATGTGGGAAGGATTAATCTGCTGCCTATGCTGGTAATGATCTGTATGTCGCCGGTATTCCGGTTCTGGGCGGACCTGTTTACATTTCCCATTCGTTTGCAACTGACCGCGCTGGCGGGGAGTGTGGTGATGGGGGCAAAAGTAGAGGGGAATATCATTAGCTGTGGTGGACAGGATTTCTCCGTAGATCCCGCTTGTATGGGTTTGCAGATGACGGTGACTGCTATGTTGTGTGGAATGATCATTATAGGAGGATTCCAGAAAAAGTATAGAAAATATCTATCGGTGGGCATGACCCTTGGGGTATTGAGTGTAGCGTTTGGATTGAATGTAATAGGCAATTTAATACGGATCATTTGTCTCGTACAGTTTAAAATAATGCCGGATACCCCGTCGCATGAGGCGGTAGGAGTGATGTCATTAGTAGGTTATGTTATAGTGCCTTTTGTTTTTTTCAGCAGGTATATGATCATGCGGTTTGGTACTCCGGTTGTGGTAGAGAAGAAAATATACCGGATTGTACCTACTGGTCCTTTATTGTTACGGAATGGTATATTGCTGGCGTGCATGATCTATGGCTGTTATGTAAACCTGCGTCCGCGGCCTGTGGTAGCGCATGCATTGCCTGTGAAGACCGCAGGGTATATCGTGAAGAATTTACCTGATGATGTTACGCAGTTAATGAGTAAGGATGCGTTGGTGTATGTGAAATTTATTCCTTCCTATTATTATTCAGAGCATCATCCTATGATCTGTTGGAAGGGGAGTGGGTATACATTTGAAAAGGTACAGGAGCAGGTATGGGATGGCAGGTCTGTTTATACTGCCTTGTTGGTGGAGGGGAATACAAAACTATATACCGCCTGGTGGTACGATAATGGAAAGCATCGTACGAACAGCCAGCTGACCTGGCGATGGGATGTGTTTACAGGGGCAAGACCTTATTCATTAATTAATGTCACCGCATCCGACGAGGCGACCTTAAGAAAGGTAATAAAGACATTTGCCCCTGCGTCAGGAGTTGGAGGTGAAGGCTACGCATGTTTTATATCCGCTGTTGACAAGAAATTCGCTGTTGAAAGATTTTGCGGATCATCCGAAAGGGAAGGCGGTGTATGCGAAATTAATGGAGGGAATGGGAACCATGTTTGGTGGGGGAGAAAGTAA
- a CDS encoding PAS domain S-box protein — MKATSSTQREAERLNILAGYHILDSHPEEEFDRLTTLAALICNTSAACISFPDQDRQWLKSAIGLNFREVPREWSFTEEILRTNSYVEKPDIGEGNFFRFFSGYPIRDPKGIILGALCVMDEQPRQLQESQRHALELMANEIMTLILNRRQKEEVYYLEKLFLLSDNLVGLATSAGVFKKVNLAYTHIFGYSPEEMLQKNILEMIHPDDQAASLVETSNMIAGKSTIAFENRLRTKSGEWRTISWMATAEPDTQDIFSIGRDITEERRKEQLLSESERNFRTFFENSPGLMCTHDLQGYFLTVNEAGAAGLGYTLDELVGASLFDIAPKELHHEVRAYLEQIKKSGKLNGLMKVLKKDGTRIILHYNNVLVDQYVISNAADITIHYQLEKDLKRSTEMLERTNKVARIGAWEIDMHNGNVFWSDVTREILEVAPDEPARFSNGMRFYKEGENRQRMQAALAETIATGNSFNLELEIVTEKGNDRWVRSRGSAQFENGQCKRLFGTLQDITEKKLAEIELKTQKLRLSTFVEHAPAAVAMFDKEMRYIAVSRRWLEEFQIQGQPVLGISHYEVFPNISDHWKKIHASAQSGEVLREEHDVWRPEGWNHDQYLRWEVRPWFQYDGKIGGIMMFTQDITEAYLQQEEYKQAKIQAEQANIAKSEFLANMSHEIRTPLNGVIGFTDLVLKTQLTESQNQYLSIVNQSANALLSIINDILDFSKIEAGKLELDIGKCDLYEFCSQASDIISYQAQNKGLELLLNVSSNLPRFVYIDEVRLKQILVNLMGNAVKFTPAGEIELKVTQLDRDDLFRFEVRDTGIGIRPEKAHKIFEAFLQEDVSTTKKYGGTGLGLTISNKLLALMGSTLQLESKPGKGSRFFFDISVKTEDGERIHWENIDMVKNVLIVDDNDNNRVILREMLFLKGISFVEAKNGFEALEILSKKNHFDVVLMDYHMPFMDGIETIEKIRKNIDADPRQKIILLHSSSDDERIIKACERLQVQQRLVKPIKMQEMYNALSRLFKKEMIIPVTTENTAQSARGDGFNVLVVEDNPINMFLATTIIHRIAPAAVIHEANNGKEALAILSHIMPDIILMDIQMPEMNGYEASKLIRTDYPGFRVPIIALTAGNVMGEREKCIEAGMDDFMAKPFVENTMVAMFNKWLRLDKPHEPEELEDKAEVLDEEYLKTYLGDDDPAFMKEILSLTVKEFNKLMAEFDSVLTGENVLTLNGWGHKLRGVALTVGLMDLALLAEQIEGVKNIQPEALQELAIEAKEKISKAIRLIENYIDTALSLHS; from the coding sequence ATGAAAGCAACCAGTTCTACCCAGCGCGAAGCCGAAAGATTGAATATACTGGCTGGCTATCACATTCTTGACTCTCATCCTGAAGAGGAATTCGACCGGCTTACCACCCTCGCTGCCCTCATCTGCAATACCTCCGCCGCCTGCATCTCCTTCCCCGATCAGGACCGCCAATGGCTCAAATCAGCTATCGGACTGAATTTCAGAGAAGTGCCCCGCGAATGGTCCTTCACAGAAGAGATCCTCCGCACCAACAGCTATGTAGAAAAGCCCGACATTGGCGAAGGCAATTTCTTCCGCTTTTTCTCCGGCTACCCCATTCGCGATCCCAAAGGCATCATCCTCGGCGCCCTCTGTGTCATGGACGAACAACCCCGTCAGTTGCAAGAGAGCCAGCGCCATGCACTTGAACTCATGGCGAACGAAATTATGACCCTCATCCTGAACCGCCGTCAGAAAGAAGAAGTCTATTATTTAGAAAAACTTTTCCTTCTCTCAGACAACCTTGTTGGTCTCGCTACCTCCGCCGGTGTGTTCAAAAAGGTCAACCTTGCCTACACCCACATCTTCGGTTATTCACCAGAAGAAATGCTGCAAAAGAACATCCTGGAAATGATCCATCCCGATGACCAGGCAGCCTCCCTGGTCGAAACCAGCAATATGATCGCCGGTAAATCTACCATCGCCTTCGAGAACCGTCTCCGTACCAAATCAGGTGAATGGCGCACCATCTCGTGGATGGCCACCGCCGAACCCGATACCCAGGATATTTTCAGCATAGGCCGTGACATCACCGAAGAACGCAGAAAGGAACAGTTGCTCAGCGAAAGCGAACGCAACTTCCGCACTTTCTTCGAAAACTCCCCAGGTCTCATGTGCACCCATGATTTGCAGGGATATTTCCTCACTGTAAACGAAGCCGGTGCAGCAGGATTGGGGTATACCCTCGACGAACTGGTGGGTGCCAGCCTGTTCGATATTGCACCGAAGGAACTGCACCATGAGGTGCGTGCATACCTGGAGCAGATCAAAAAATCAGGCAAACTAAACGGGTTGATGAAAGTGCTGAAGAAAGACGGCACACGCATTATTCTTCATTACAATAACGTACTGGTAGACCAATACGTCATCTCTAACGCTGCGGACATTACTATCCATTATCAGCTGGAAAAAGACCTGAAGCGCTCCACCGAAATGCTGGAACGTACGAATAAAGTAGCACGTATCGGCGCCTGGGAAATAGACATGCATAATGGAAACGTATTCTGGTCTGACGTAACCCGAGAAATACTGGAAGTAGCCCCTGATGAACCTGCCCGTTTTTCCAACGGTATGCGTTTTTACAAAGAGGGCGAAAACCGCCAGCGTATGCAGGCCGCACTGGCAGAGACCATCGCCACGGGCAATTCGTTCAACCTGGAACTGGAAATCGTGACCGAAAAAGGCAATGACCGGTGGGTACGCAGTCGCGGCAGTGCGCAGTTTGAAAACGGTCAATGCAAGCGACTCTTTGGCACCCTGCAGGACATCACAGAAAAGAAACTCGCGGAGATAGAACTCAAAACCCAGAAATTGCGGCTCTCTACCTTTGTGGAACACGCTCCTGCGGCAGTGGCCATGTTCGACAAGGAAATGCGGTATATTGCCGTGAGCCGTCGCTGGCTGGAAGAATTTCAGATACAGGGGCAGCCCGTACTGGGCATCTCTCACTACGAGGTATTCCCCAATATATCAGATCATTGGAAAAAGATCCATGCCAGTGCACAGTCAGGCGAAGTACTCAGGGAAGAACATGATGTATGGCGCCCCGAAGGCTGGAACCATGATCAGTACCTGCGTTGGGAAGTAAGACCCTGGTTTCAGTACGATGGCAAAATTGGCGGTATTATGATGTTCACACAGGATATTACTGAAGCTTATCTGCAGCAGGAAGAATATAAACAGGCAAAAATACAGGCCGAACAGGCGAATATTGCAAAGTCGGAATTTTTGGCTAATATGAGCCATGAGATCAGGACCCCGTTAAATGGCGTTATCGGCTTCACAGACCTTGTTTTAAAGACACAACTTACAGAGTCTCAGAACCAGTACTTATCGATCGTAAATCAGTCTGCAAATGCCCTTTTAAGCATTATCAATGATATCCTCGACTTCTCAAAGATCGAAGCGGGCAAACTGGAACTGGATATTGGCAAATGTGATCTCTACGAATTCTGTAGTCAGGCGAGTGATATCATCAGTTACCAGGCGCAGAACAAAGGGTTGGAATTGTTACTGAATGTCTCCTCCAATCTGCCCCGTTTTGTATACATAGATGAAGTACGCCTGAAACAGATCCTTGTGAACCTGATGGGGAATGCCGTGAAATTTACCCCAGCGGGTGAGATCGAGTTGAAAGTGACGCAACTGGACAGGGATGACCTTTTCCGTTTTGAAGTACGTGATACGGGTATTGGTATCCGGCCAGAGAAGGCGCATAAGATCTTTGAAGCGTTTTTACAGGAAGACGTTTCCACCACAAAAAAATATGGTGGTACGGGGTTGGGTCTCACCATCTCGAACAAGTTACTCGCATTGATGGGCAGTACCCTGCAGCTGGAAAGTAAACCGGGCAAAGGGAGCCGTTTCTTCTTTGACATCTCTGTAAAAACAGAAGATGGTGAACGCATTCACTGGGAGAACATCGACATGGTCAAAAATGTATTGATCGTAGATGACAATGACAACAACCGTGTGATCCTGAGAGAAATGCTCTTCCTGAAAGGGATCAGTTTTGTAGAAGCAAAAAATGGTTTTGAAGCGCTGGAGATCCTCTCAAAGAAAAATCACTTCGACGTAGTGCTCATGGATTATCACATGCCTTTTATGGATGGTATTGAGACCATTGAAAAGATCAGGAAAAATATAGACGCCGATCCCCGGCAGAAAATAATCTTACTGCATAGTTCCTCAGATGATGAAAGGATCATCAAAGCCTGTGAGCGCCTGCAGGTACAACAACGTCTTGTAAAACCCATTAAAATGCAGGAGATGTACAACGCCCTGTCCCGTTTATTCAAAAAAGAAATGATCATACCTGTTACTACTGAAAACACCGCACAGAGTGCGAGGGGGGATGGTTTTAATGTGCTCGTGGTAGAAGATAACCCGATCAATATGTTTCTCGCCACGACTATTATTCATCGCATCGCACCCGCAGCTGTGATCCATGAAGCGAATAATGGTAAAGAGGCATTAGCAATTTTGAGTCATATCATGCCGGACATTATTCTCATGGACATCCAGATGCCGGAGATGAATGGTTATGAAGCCAGCAAACTGATTCGCACGGATTATCCTGGTTTCAGGGTGCCTATTATTGCGCTGACAGCAGGCAATGTAATGGGTGAGCGGGAGAAATGTATAGAAGCGGGTATGGACGATTTTATGGCAAAACCTTTTGTAGAAAATACCATGGTGGCGATGTTCAATAAGTGGTTGCGGTTGGATAAACCACATGAGCCGGAAGAGCTGGAAGATAAAGCGGAGGTATTAGATGAAGAATATTTAAAAACGTACCTGGGTGATGATGATCCGGCGTTTATGAAAGAGATCCTATCACTGACAGTCAAGGAATTTAATAAACTGATGGCGGAGTTTGACAGTGTATTGACAGGCGAAAATGTGCTTACTTTAAATGGCTGGGGGCATAAACTACGTGGGGTGGCACTGACAGTGGGGTTGATGGATCTGGCATTGCTGGCGGAGCAGATTGAAGGTGTGAAAAATATACAGCCGGAGGCCTTACAGGAATTGGCAATAGAAGCCAAAGAAAAGATCAGTAAGGCGATCCGGCTGATAGAAAATTATATTGATACGGCGCTTAGTCTACACTCGTAA
- a CDS encoding AraC family transcriptional regulator, whose amino-acid sequence MVCNRCIMVVSQELEKLHIPFNSILLGEVSTREAPAPEQLKVLSGNLKELGFELLDDKKNALVEKIKTTIINLIHGKDNDTLNTKLSVFLQDSIGVEYHYLSTAFSTSEGLTIEKYVILQRIERVKELLQYDEMNLSEIADNLGYSSVQHLSQQFKKITGMTPSAYRQLKENSRKPLDQV is encoded by the coding sequence ATGGTTTGTAACCGCTGTATTATGGTGGTGAGCCAGGAACTGGAAAAGCTGCACATCCCCTTCAATAGCATCTTGCTGGGGGAAGTGAGCACCAGGGAGGCGCCTGCACCGGAACAACTGAAGGTACTGAGCGGTAACCTGAAAGAACTGGGTTTTGAACTGCTGGACGATAAAAAGAATGCGCTGGTGGAGAAGATCAAAACCACTATTATCAACCTTATTCACGGCAAGGATAATGATACCTTAAATACCAAACTGTCTGTATTTCTGCAGGATAGCATCGGGGTAGAATACCATTACCTGTCCACCGCCTTTAGTACAAGTGAAGGACTGACGATAGAAAAGTACGTGATCCTCCAACGCATTGAAAGAGTGAAAGAACTGCTGCAATACGACGAGATGAACCTGAGTGAAATCGCTGACAACCTGGGTTATAGCAGCGTACAGCACCTCAGCCAGCAGTTTAAGAAAATTACGGGTATGACGCCCAGCGCCTACCGCCAGCTGAAAGAGAACAGCCGCAAGCCACTGGATCAGGTGTAA
- a CDS encoding heavy metal translocating P-type ATPase, protein MGHLIKETFPVLEMSCAACAVSITSMLHSVPGVQEAIVNYANQTALVTYDADQVTPETMRNSLRSVGYDLVIETHNREEIQQQAQQSHYQALKTRTIIAIILSLPVVVIGMFFMNIPYANWIMCVLSTPVIFWLGKGFFVNAWKQARHGKSNMDTLVALSTGIAWIFSVFNTINPHFWMARGLHAHVYFEAAAVVIAFVSLGKLLEEKAKSNTSSALKKLMGLQPKTVLVMRHNEQVEVPLEAVQVNDTILVKPGNRIPVDGVVVEGGSYVDESMISGEPVPVLKEKGKQVFAGTINQQGSFQFKAEKVGADTVLAQIIRVVQEAQGSKAPVQQLVDKIAGIFVPVVIGIAVVTFGIWMVAGDFTHGLLAAVTVLVIACPCALGLATPTAIMVGIGRGADNNILIRDAESLEKGYKTNVVLLDKTGTITEGKPTVESINVDVALLPVLLAMELQSEHPLALAVVHHLQEDNIQPVQLSQIESITGKGIVASYNGHRYLAGNAALLNAHGIKTDRSGTIIMAEDDKIVGYINISDKIRPTSAAAITQLKQQGITVYMLTGDNEKTAAAVAQSVGIEHYKAGMLPADKAAFVKSLQSQGKIVAMAGDGINDSQALAQADVSIAMGKGSDIAMDVAKMTLITADLKAIPKALALSGLTVRTIRQNLFWAFIYNIIGIPLAAGILYPVNGFLLDPMIAGAAMALSSVSVVSNSLRLKWIKL, encoded by the coding sequence ATGGGACACCTAATAAAAGAAACCTTCCCCGTTCTGGAAATGAGTTGTGCTGCCTGTGCAGTAAGCATTACTTCCATGCTGCACTCTGTACCCGGGGTGCAGGAGGCAATTGTTAACTACGCCAACCAGACAGCCCTCGTGACCTATGACGCAGATCAGGTAACCCCTGAAACCATGCGTAACTCCCTTCGTAGCGTAGGATACGACCTCGTCATTGAAACCCATAACAGGGAAGAAATACAACAGCAGGCACAACAAAGTCATTACCAGGCTTTGAAGACCCGTACTATTATTGCGATCATATTATCGTTGCCAGTAGTGGTGATCGGCATGTTCTTTATGAATATTCCTTATGCTAACTGGATCATGTGTGTATTGTCCACGCCGGTGATATTCTGGCTTGGAAAAGGTTTTTTTGTGAACGCCTGGAAACAGGCCCGGCATGGGAAATCCAATATGGATACATTGGTCGCGCTGAGTACAGGTATAGCCTGGATCTTCAGTGTATTTAATACAATCAATCCGCACTTCTGGATGGCCAGAGGATTGCATGCACATGTGTATTTCGAAGCAGCGGCAGTGGTGATAGCATTTGTATCATTGGGGAAATTACTGGAAGAAAAAGCGAAATCAAATACTTCTTCTGCATTGAAGAAACTGATGGGCTTACAACCTAAGACAGTGCTTGTAATGAGACACAATGAGCAGGTTGAAGTACCGCTGGAAGCCGTGCAGGTAAATGATACCATACTGGTGAAACCCGGTAATCGTATTCCTGTGGATGGAGTGGTAGTAGAAGGCGGGTCTTATGTAGATGAAAGTATGATCAGTGGAGAACCTGTACCTGTATTGAAAGAGAAAGGCAAGCAGGTATTTGCAGGCACTATCAATCAGCAGGGTAGTTTTCAGTTCAAAGCAGAGAAGGTAGGTGCGGATACCGTATTGGCACAGATCATTCGCGTGGTGCAGGAAGCACAGGGTAGTAAGGCACCCGTGCAGCAGTTGGTTGATAAGATTGCGGGGATATTTGTGCCAGTGGTGATTGGTATAGCTGTGGTAACATTTGGCATCTGGATGGTGGCAGGTGATTTTACACATGGATTATTGGCAGCAGTAACAGTATTGGTCATTGCATGCCCTTGCGCATTAGGATTAGCGACGCCTACAGCGATTATGGTAGGAATTGGCCGCGGTGCGGATAATAATATTCTCATCAGGGATGCAGAGAGTCTGGAAAAAGGATATAAGACGAATGTAGTGTTGCTGGATAAAACCGGGACGATTACAGAAGGGAAACCTACGGTAGAAAGTATAAATGTTGATGTGGCTTTGCTGCCTGTATTGTTAGCGATGGAGTTGCAATCTGAACATCCCTTGGCACTGGCAGTCGTGCATCATTTGCAGGAGGATAATATTCAGCCTGTACAACTTTCGCAAATAGAAAGTATTACCGGTAAAGGTATTGTAGCTTCTTATAATGGTCACCGTTACCTGGCAGGGAATGCAGCGTTGTTGAATGCGCATGGTATAAAAACAGATAGGAGTGGGACTATTATCATGGCAGAGGATGATAAAATCGTAGGCTATATCAATATCTCCGATAAAATAAGACCAACTTCCGCAGCTGCAATCACTCAGTTAAAACAACAAGGCATCACTGTCTACATGCTCACCGGTGATAATGAAAAAACAGCAGCAGCTGTGGCTCAGTCAGTAGGCATTGAACATTACAAAGCAGGAATGCTCCCGGCAGATAAAGCGGCGTTTGTAAAATCATTGCAGTCGCAGGGAAAGATAGTGGCCATGGCAGGAGACGGTATCAATGACAGTCAGGCACTGGCACAGGCAGATGTCAGTATCGCGATGGGGAAGGGTTCAGATATTGCGATGGATGTGGCGAAGATGACCCTCATTACAGCCGATTTAAAGGCCATTCCCAAGGCTTTGGCTTTGTCAGGGCTAACAGTGCGTACTATCAGACAAAATCTCTTCTGGGCCTTTATTTACAATATTATTGGTATTCCGCTGGCTGCCGGCATCCTGTATCCCGTTAATGGGTTTTTATTAGACCCTATGATCGCAGGTGCTGCCATGGCTTTAAGCTCTGTTTCAGTAGTCAGTAACAGTTTAAGATTAAAATGGATTAAATTATAA
- a CDS encoding heavy-metal-associated domain-containing protein, which yields MKFKTNIKCDACVAKVTPYLDASPAKDAWKVDTSTPDKILTVNDNKGLSAADVIRQVEAAGYKASEI from the coding sequence ATGAAATTCAAGACAAATATTAAATGCGATGCGTGTGTGGCGAAAGTAACACCTTATTTAGACGCATCACCAGCGAAGGATGCATGGAAAGTAGATACGAGCACACCTGATAAAATACTAACAGTGAATGATAATAAAGGATTATCCGCGGCTGATGTAATCAGGCAGGTGGAAGCTGCAGGGTACAAGGCCAGCGAGATTTAA